The Desulfomicrobium orale DSM 12838 genome includes a window with the following:
- the rsmA gene encoding 16S rRNA (adenine(1518)-N(6)/adenine(1519)-N(6))-dimethyltransferase RsmA, whose translation MHCTRGGSFSAPKRSLGQNFLTDANICRRIVHALGLEPGGAVLEIGPGRGALTRILAVHQGPVMALEKDRELASWLCREFPSVGVIQGDGLSFCWEGLATLPGISVVGNLPYNVASPMIWEMVSRCRFWKGMVFMVQKEVAGRLTADPGSRAYGALSAWVSSFTMPRYMFTVPPHVFRPRPRVDSAVVRFDPHPSPAWDEAGCLSRLLKTLFQQRRKQLGVILKSCWGEELEAWCQRWNVDRRVRPEELAPDMLRSLALITAACL comes from the coding sequence GTGCACTGCACAAGAGGCGGTAGTTTTTCCGCGCCTAAACGCTCTCTGGGACAGAATTTTCTGACTGATGCCAATATCTGCCGGCGCATTGTGCATGCGCTCGGTCTGGAACCGGGCGGGGCGGTACTGGAGATCGGTCCGGGCCGGGGGGCGCTGACACGAATTCTGGCCGTGCATCAGGGGCCGGTCATGGCCTTGGAGAAAGACCGGGAACTGGCCTCCTGGCTGTGCCGGGAGTTTCCATCTGTCGGCGTCATTCAGGGCGACGGACTTTCTTTCTGCTGGGAGGGGCTGGCCACGCTGCCGGGTATTTCTGTGGTGGGCAACCTTCCCTACAATGTGGCCTCGCCCATGATCTGGGAAATGGTCAGCCGCTGCCGCTTCTGGAAAGGCATGGTCTTCATGGTGCAGAAGGAAGTTGCCGGACGCCTGACTGCCGATCCCGGCAGCCGGGCCTACGGCGCGCTTTCTGCCTGGGTATCCAGTTTTACCATGCCGCGGTACATGTTCACCGTGCCTCCACATGTATTCCGGCCCCGGCCAAGGGTGGATTCCGCCGTGGTGCGATTCGATCCGCATCCTTCTCCTGCCTGGGACGAGGCCGGATGTCTGTCCCGCCTGCTGAAAACGCTTTTTCAGCAGCGCCGGAAACAATTGGGGGTAATTCTGAAATCCTGTTGGGGCGAAGAGCTGGAGGCATGGTGCCAGCGGTGGAATGTGGATCGGCGGGTCCGCCCGGAAGAGTTGGCCCCTGATATGCTCAGAAGTCTGGCACTGATCACGGCGGCGTGTTTATAG
- the rpsU gene encoding 30S ribosomal protein S21: MPGVYMGDSDTFDYSLRKFKKQVEKAGILSELKKRQHFEKPSIQKKKKEAAAKKRLLKKIRKLQVM, encoded by the coding sequence TTGCCAGGTGTATACATGGGTGACAGTGATACGTTCGATTACTCCCTGCGGAAGTTCAAGAAGCAGGTAGAGAAAGCCGGAATTCTTTCCGAGCTGAAGAAACGTCAGCATTTCGAAAAACCCAGCATCCAGAAAAAGAAAAAGGAAGCTGCGGCCAAGAAGAGACTTCTCAAAAAAATTCGCAAGCTTCAGGTGATGTGA
- a CDS encoding DUF2062 domain-containing protein: MDTFWMKLARPVRYAWLRIVRIKAPAESVALGLAVGVFIGALPFLSLQMFLAVSLALLLRGNPVAAALGTWWSNPLNWAIIFPLFYMLGKLFIPGPVVEVSIHELIHMPIMDLLHRGGKWILITTLGGVIAGLPLAVLTYFLSLRGVRLYHDSRARRKRERQSRALHKRR; this comes from the coding sequence ATGGACACATTCTGGATGAAACTCGCGCGGCCTGTCCGCTATGCTTGGCTGCGGATCGTACGAATCAAGGCCCCGGCCGAGTCCGTTGCCCTTGGGCTGGCCGTGGGTGTTTTCATCGGAGCCCTGCCTTTTTTGTCCCTGCAGATGTTTCTGGCCGTGTCCTTGGCTCTGCTTCTCCGGGGAAACCCCGTGGCTGCGGCACTCGGCACATGGTGGAGCAACCCGCTCAACTGGGCCATCATTTTCCCTCTGTTCTACATGCTGGGGAAATTGTTCATCCCCGGTCCCGTGGTGGAGGTGAGCATACACGAGCTCATCCACATGCCGATCATGGACCTGCTGCACCGGGGCGGGAAATGGATTCTGATTACCACGCTGGGCGGGGTCATCGCCGGACTGCCTCTGGCCGTTCTGACATATTTTCTCTCCCTGCGCGGCGTGCGCCTGTATCATGACAGCCGGGCCAGAAGGAAGCGGGAGCGGCAGAGCCGTGCACTGCACAAGAGGCGGTAG
- a CDS encoding HU family DNA-binding protein, producing MTKAELIAKMAEKAGLTKADAERALKYFLDSVQDTLISEGKLTLTGFGTFMVEERQARTGRNPRTGEELKIPACKVVKFRPGKDLKDAIK from the coding sequence ATGACAAAGGCGGAACTGATAGCCAAAATGGCTGAAAAGGCTGGATTGACAAAGGCTGATGCTGAACGGGCTCTGAAATATTTTCTCGATTCCGTGCAGGACACCCTCATCAGCGAAGGCAAGCTCACCCTGACGGGCTTCGGTACGTTCATGGTTGAGGAACGTCAGGCTCGTACCGGCCGTAATCCCCGCACCGGCGAAGAATTGAAGATTCCCGCATGCAAAGTTGTCAAATTTCGTCCCGGAAAGGATCTGAAAGACGCGATCAAATAA
- a CDS encoding GatB/YqeY domain-containing protein, with product MHLAERLEKDFVIALKAKKTEEVAVLRMLRAAAKNKQIELRRELTEAELLDVLAKQVKQRQESIEQFSAAGRTDLAQAEERELTVLRAYLPEPLGPAELADAVETAIAELQASGMKDMGRVMNAILGKHAGQVDGKELSTLVRTRLLS from the coding sequence ATGCATCTCGCCGAACGCCTTGAGAAGGACTTCGTGATCGCTCTCAAGGCCAAGAAGACCGAAGAGGTGGCTGTCCTGAGAATGCTCAGGGCGGCCGCCAAAAACAAGCAGATCGAATTGCGCCGGGAACTGACCGAAGCCGAGCTTCTTGATGTTCTGGCCAAACAGGTCAAGCAGCGTCAGGAATCCATCGAACAGTTTTCCGCCGCCGGGCGAACCGATCTGGCCCAAGCCGAAGAACGGGAACTGACGGTTCTGCGTGCTTATCTGCCTGAGCCCCTTGGACCTGCGGAGCTGGCTGATGCGGTGGAGACGGCCATTGCCGAACTCCAGGCCTCCGGCATGAAAGACATGGGCCGGGTGATGAACGCCATTCTCGGCAAACATGCCGGGCAGGTGGACGGCAAGGAACTGAGCACTCTGGTGCGGACTCGCCTTTTGTCCTGA
- a CDS encoding ferritin produces the protein MLSPKMEKALNDHLNAEMFSGYLYLAMVAYFQDKNLNGFAHWMTIQNEEENFHAMKFFRYIGGRGGRVCLEAIEKPQSEWKSPLDAMEAALKHEEYISGRVNDLVNLAVEEKDHATASFLRWFVDEQVEEEENVNEVVQKLRLLGNDGGGLFMLDRDMAARVFTPPAE, from the coding sequence ATGTTAAGTCCCAAAATGGAAAAAGCCCTGAATGACCATCTCAACGCGGAAATGTTTTCCGGCTATCTCTATCTGGCCATGGTGGCGTATTTTCAGGACAAAAATCTGAATGGATTCGCGCACTGGATGACCATCCAGAACGAAGAGGAGAACTTCCACGCGATGAAGTTCTTTCGCTACATCGGTGGCCGGGGCGGCCGGGTCTGTCTGGAGGCTATCGAGAAGCCCCAGTCCGAATGGAAAAGTCCTCTCGACGCCATGGAAGCGGCCTTGAAACATGAGGAATATATCAGCGGGCGGGTCAACGATCTGGTCAATCTGGCTGTGGAGGAGAAAGATCACGCCACGGCCAGTTTCCTGCGCTGGTTTGTGGACGAGCAGGTGGAAGAGGAGGAGAATGTGAACGAAGTGGTGCAGAAGCTGCGCCTGCTGGGAAACGACGGCGGGGGGCTGTTCATGCTGGACCGGGACATGGCCGCGCGGGTGTTCACTCCTCCGGCGGAATAG